A window from Oncorhynchus mykiss isolate Arlee chromosome 9, USDA_OmykA_1.1, whole genome shotgun sequence encodes these proteins:
- the LOC110532595 gene encoding 45 kDa calcium-binding protein has protein sequence MAMYCRTAWCRHLMAVSMALFCLLHNTMDVHARPANMSALKDKNNPTSKEENEILPPDHLNGVKLEMDGHINKGFHQEVFLGKEMEEFEEDSEPRRNRKKLIEIFSKVDFNKDKSVSAKEMQRWIMEKTEEHFQEAVRENKMSFHAVDPDGDGHVTWDEYRVKFLASKGFNEKEMADKIKNSEELKVDEETQEVLESLKDRWFQADNPPADQLLNEEEFLSFLHPEHSKGMLKYMVKEIVRDLDQDGDKKLTLSEFISLPMGTVENQQAQDIDDDWVRERKKEFEEVIDRNHDGIVTMEELEEYMDPMNEYNALNEAKQMIAVADENQNHNLELEEILKYSEYFTGSKLMDYARNVHEEF, from the exons ATGGCTATGTACTGCAGGACGGCTTGGTGCAGGCACCTTATGGCTGTGTCTATGGCCTTGTTCTGCCTGCTCCACAACACCATGGACGTCCATGCCCGGCCAGCTAACATGTCAGCCCTGAAGGACAAAAACAACCCCACAAGTAAAGAGGAGAATGAGATCCTTCCCCCTGACCATCTAAATGGGGTGAAGCTGGAGATGGATGGTCACATCAATAAGGGCTTCCATCAGGAGGTGTTCCTGGGTAAGGAGATGGAGGAGTTTGAGGAGGACTCTGAGCCCAGGAGGAACAGGAAGAAGCTCATTGAGATCTTCAGCAA GGTGGACTTTAATAAAGACAAGAGCGTCAGTGCCAAAGAGATGCAGCGCTGGATCATGGAGAAGACAGAAGAACACTTCCAGGAGGCTGTGAGGGAGAACAAGATGAGCTTCCATGCTGTGGACCCAGATGGAGATG GACATGTGACGTGGGATGAATACCGGGTGAAGTTTCTGGCCAGCAAAGGATTCAATGAGAAGGAAATGGCTGACAAGATAAAGAACAGTGAAGAACTGAAGGTGGACGAGGAGA CCCAGGAGGTGCTGGAGAGTCTGAAGGACCGTTGGTTTCAGGCTGATAACCCCCCAGCCGACCAGCTGCTGAATGAGGAAGAGTTTCTCTCCTTCCTGCATCCCGAGCACAGCAAAGGCATGCTCAAATACATGGTCAAGGAGATCGTTCGTGACCTCG ACCAGGACGGTGACAAGAAGCTGACTCTGTCTGAGTTCATCTCCCTGCCCATGGGCACCGTGGAGAACCAGCAGGCCCAGGACATCGACGATGACTGGGTacgagagaggaagaaggagttTGAGGAGGTCATCGACAGAAACCATGATGGTATCGTGACCATGGAGGAACTAGAG GAGTACATGGACCCTATGAACGAGTACAACGCGCTGAACGAGGCTAAGCAGATGATCGCTGTGGCCGACGAGAACCAGAACCACAACTTGGAGCTGGAGGAGATTCTCAAGTACAGCGAATACTTCACTGGCAGCAAGCTCATGGACTATGCCCGGAATGTTCACGAGGAGTTCTGA